Proteins encoded together in one Capricornis sumatraensis isolate serow.1 chromosome 3, serow.2, whole genome shotgun sequence window:
- the GJC3 gene encoding gap junction gamma-3 protein has translation MCGSFLRRVAAEESRHPTPVGRLLLPALLGLRLVLLAAGGTGVFGGGEEQSEFVCHTQQAGCKAVCYDAFHPLSPLRFWAFQVTLVAVPSALYMGFVLYHVIWHWEASEKVKTEEETLSRPGEKGGEASGAGSSRLLWAYVAQLAVRLALEGAALGGQYHLYGFRMPSSFVCRLEPCLGSTNCYLSRPSEKTIFLKTMFGVTGLCLLFTLLELVLLGLGRWWRIWRHKPPSSNYSPTSESAKRRKAPTDNFPVVEIRERPGEAGERGSEVPLSARP, from the coding sequence ATGTGCGGCAGCTTCCTGAGGCGGGTGGCCGCGGAGGAGAGCCGGCACCCCACCCCCGTGGGCCGCCTCCTGCTTCCCGCGCTCCTGGGGCTCCGCCTGGTGCTGCTGGCCGCCGGCGGGACGGGGGTCTTCGGCGGCGGTGAGGAGCAGAGCGAGTTCGTGTGTCACACCCAGCAGGCGGGCTGCAAGGCCGTGTGCTACGATGCCttccaccccctctccccccTGCGCTTCTGGGCCTTCCAGGTCACGCTGGTGGCTGTGCCCAGCGCCCTCTACATGGGTTTCGTTCTGTATCACGTCATCTGGCACTGGGAGGCGTCGGAAAAGGTGAAGACGGAAGAGGAGACGCTGAGCCGCCCAGGGGAGAAGGGCGGAGAGGCCTCAGGGGCTGGCAGCTCCAGGCTGCTCTGGGCCTACGTGGCACAGCTCGCGGTGCGACTGGCCCTTGAGGGGGCAGCCTTGGGGGGCCAGTACCACCTGTACGGGTTCAGGATGCCCAGCTCCTTTGTGTGTCGTCTAGAGCCCTGCCTTGGTAGTACCAACTGTTACCTCTCTCGCCCCTCTGAGAAGACCATCTTCTTGAAGACCATGTTTGGGGTCACGGGGCTCTGTCTCTTGTTCACGCTTTTGGAGCTTGTCCTCCTGGGcctggggagatggtggaggatcTGGAGGCACAAACCCCCCTCTTCTAATTACTCCCCGACTTCAGAGAGTGCCAAAAGACGCAAGGCACCCACTGATAATTTCCCAGTGGTAGAAATAAGAGAACGGCCCGGAGAAGCAGGCGAGAGGGGCTCCGAGGTCCCTCTTTCTGCCCGCCCCTGA